In Mercurialis annua linkage group LG5, ddMerAnnu1.2, whole genome shotgun sequence, a single genomic region encodes these proteins:
- the LOC126683012 gene encoding transcription factor ICE1-like yields the protein MVLNAVVWMEPGAAATTAQEQLQLEEEEEEAISSWTRTNTNINFKEEDLAFNGASFSTFKSMLEADWYTNNLHAFSSNENLLLHPSLDSSSSCSPSHRVFDHLDPSSQIQSHHFLQQKSCFSNFVNHPFDSNVNGFDLGCESSFLSQFQPSQGSNFMGFSGCGSTLGDGGGGGGSTTTQLLSFPDNGGFGNVGFDNFDGGLANPMFLSKAKVLGPLHEVGSSGSGSHSPPTLFQKRAMLRHSDGKLGSLEISGLRCGGGDGGGGEIERKRKRSDQQEGEIDDVSFDVSGFNYDSDENYEDDCKVEESYKNNGGSNSNANSTITGGCGGGGDQKGKKKGLPAKNLMAERRRRKRLNDRLYMLRSVVPKISKMDRASILGDAIDYLKDLLQRINDLHNELESTPPGTLLPQTASFHPLTPTPPTLPCRVKEELCPSSLPSPKNQAARVEVRVREGRAVNIHMFCARRPGLLLSTMRALDNLGLDIQQAVISCFNGFALDVFRAEQCREGQDVLPEQIKAVLLDSAGFHGMM from the exons ATGGTTCTCAACGCCGTCGTTTGGATGGAACCCGGAGCAGCAGCAACCACTGCTCAAGAACAGCTACAactagaagaagaagaagaagaagccaTTTCTTCATGGACCAGAACTAATACTAATATCAACTTTAAAGAAGAGGATTTAGCTTTCAATGGTGCTTCTTTTTCCACCTTCAAATCCATGCTTGAAGCTGACTGGTACACTAATAATCTCCATGCTTTTTCCTCTAATGAAAACCTTCTTCTTCACCCTTCTTTAGACTCCTCTTCTTCCTGTTCTCCCTCACACCGGGTTTTTGATCATCTTGACCCTTCTTCACAAATTCAATCACACCACTTTTTGCAGCAGAAATCTTGTTTTTCTAATTTCGTTAATCACCCTTTTGATAGTAATGTTAATGGCTTTGATTTGGGTTGTGAAAGTTCATTTCTTTCTCAATTTCAGCCTAGTCAAGGCTCTAACTTTATGGGTTTTAGTGGGTGTGGCTCAACTCTTGgtgatggtggtggtggtggtggttctACTACTACCCAGTTGCTCTCTTTTCCTGATAATGGTGGTTTTGGTAATGTGGGGTTTGATAATTTTGATGGTGGTTTAGCAAATCCTATGTTTTTGAGTAAAGCTAAGGTCTTGGGGCCACTTCATGAGGTGGGGTCTTCGGGTTCTGGTTCACATTCACCACCTACACTCTTTCAAAAGAGAGCTATGTTGAGACATAGTGATGGGAAATTAGGGAGTTTGGAGATATCAGGGCTGAGATGTGGAGGAGGAGATGGTGGTGGTGGGGAGATTGagaggaaaagaaaaaggagCGATCAGCAAGAAGGTGAAATTGATGATGTGAGTTTCGATGTTTCGGGTTTTAATTACGACTCTGATGAGAATTATGAAGATGATTGTAAGGTTGAAGAGAGTTATAAAAACAATGGTGGAAGTAATTCTAATGCTAATAGCACTATCACTGGTGgttgtggtggtggtggtgatcAGAAGGGGAAGAAGAAAGGTTTGCCTGCAAAGAATTTGATGGCTGAGAGAAGGAGAAGGAAGAGGCTTAATGATAGGCTTTACATGCTGAGATCTGTTGTACCTAAGATTAGCAAG ATGGATAGAGCTTCGATCCTCGGGGATGCCATTGACTACCTAAAAGATCTCTTGCAGAGGATCAATGACCTTCATAATGAATTGGAATCGACACCTCCTGGTACTTTGCTGCCCCAAACTGCCAGTTTCCACCCTTTGACACCAACGCCTCCTACCCTTCCGTGCCGTGTGAAGGAAGAACTATGCCCCAGCTCGTTGCCGAGTCCTAAAAACCAGGCTGCAAGG GTGGAAGTTAGAGTAAGAGAAGGAAGGGCGGTCAATATCCATATGTTTTGTGCTCGCAGACCTGGTTTACTTCTCTCCACTATGAGGGCTCTCGACAACCTTGGTTTGGATATTCAGCAGGCTGTCATCAGTTGTTTCAATGGGTTTGCGCTTGATGTTTTTCGAGCTGAG CAATGCAGGGAGGGTCAAGATGTGTTACCAGAGCAAATCAAAGCAGTACTCCTTGATTCAGCTGGTTTCCATGGAATGATGTGA